The genomic DNA GAGCATCCCCTGCCCCACCGAAGACTACAAACTAGAACCCGCCACCGCCTTCATCGACCAAAAACCTGCCCCACGCCTACGACGATTACGCCGGACAATCTGCCCTCCCTGCCCGAATGCGCCACCAAGTTCACAGGTCCAGGAATTATTGGCGAATACAACTACGGCGGATTTGACGGCAAAGACCGCACGATCGCCGACACCGACACCACCATCTTCTACGACCTTCCTCCTGACCTCTCAGAACCTGCCCACGCCCACTCGACTTTCCTGTGGCGATCGCAAAGCCTCTGGCTGATGACCCAAGCCGCCCGCTGGGGACAGATTCGCGAAATTCCCGCCAACGGCGACAAAACCGTGATTCTCGATCGAGTGAATTCGATCGCGTGAATTTGACGATCGGGGCAGACGAATATATTTCAGTGATTGGGCATTCTGGCTGTGGTAAATCAACGCTGCTGAAAATTGTGGCAGGACTGGAGCAGGCAACATCGGGTTCGGTCTGGCTGGAAGGGCGCGAAGTGCGGAAGCCCGGTGCAGAAAGGATGATGGTGTTTCAGCACTACTCGCTGCTGCCCTGGCTAACGGTGCGGGAAAACATTCGGCTGGCGGTGGATGAGGTGATGGGCAAACTCTCAGCTACAGAAAAGCGGGAGATTGTCAACGAACATATTGCAATGGTGAACTTAACCCAGGCGGCGGAGAAATATCCGGACGAAATCTCAGGCGGCATGAAACAGCGAGTGGGGATCGCCCGTGCCCTGGCAATTCGTCCGAAGGTGCTGCTAATGGACGAACCCTTTGGTGCCCTGGATGCCCTGACGCGGGGCAAGCTTCAGCGGCAAGTCCTGGATATCTGGGAGAACCATCGCCAGGCGGTCATGATGATCACCCACGATGTTGATGAGGCGCTCTATATGTCCGATCGGATTATTTTGATGACCAATGGACCCGCCGCCCAGATCGGCGAAATCTTAGAGGTGCCTTTCCCCCATCCGCGCAATCCTAAAGCGCTGCGAGAACTGCCCGAATACTACGAACTGCGGAATCATGCCCTCAATTTTCTCGATCGTCATTTCGGACACGACGACTAAGATTACTTTTTGTTAGAGTAAATCTGTTCTATTCCTAAAGGTCGCTGTGTAGAGGGTGGGAAAGACCTTACACTG from Leptolyngbya ohadii IS1 includes the following:
- a CDS encoding nitrate ABC transporter ATP-binding protein (This model describes the ATP binding subunits of ATP-binding cassette (ABC) transporters for nitrate transport, or for bicarbonate transport, in bacteria and archaea.) — encoded protein: MAIAKPLADDPSRPLGTDSRNSRQRRQNRDSRSSEFDRVNLTIGADEYISVIGHSGCGKSTLLKIVAGLEQATSGSVWLEGREVRKPGAERMMVFQHYSLLPWLTVRENIRLAVDEVMGKLSATEKREIVNEHIAMVNLTQAAEKYPDEISGGMKQRVGIARALAIRPKVLLMDEPFGALDALTRGKLQRQVLDIWENHRQAVMMITHDVDEALYMSDRIILMTNGPAAQIGEILEVPFPHPRNPKALRELPEYYELRNHALNFLDRHFGHDD